One window of Stigmatella erecta genomic DNA carries:
- a CDS encoding AbfB domain-containing protein yields the protein MKETKVLLTTLLVSAVMTGCEGASPEDTAAASTESVPLTRAEAAGEQPGKAALSWVPLRLNVYHSFGVTTAGHTSRILRHYESLARTDILGTSPVEKADSSFRVVAGLADGGCYSLESQNFPGKFLRHAASRVRIDSRDGTRAFDESATWCTRPGLSGQGVSLESFNFPGRYMRHFNSEVWLAQRGGTLPSDSATSFNEDSTWKDLLQANSDFKAWGEETLAKIEQDFRKPGSNLYYETSARQGTAFHWPAGVQLHALIAAGKIAQAEAYANELHQAYWCNTKNRWGYNAAAYGCGDRYYDDNAWAAKGLMELYQKTNNATYLNRAKEVLAFSMSGENTASSDPNGGIRWHEGDTGGQCLCATAPTAAANLMLHRATGTAQYLTDGLRLYNWMKANRFGYGPGYRGYENAVMAQAALLLFRITGNYTYLDDARHQGLAMESTYIDWQTHALKETGQWGGHDMTNAYVDLYEVDGDINWLNIVAGYLQFLRDNGKDANGRYPEWWSDVGQPGKAELLYQASAARAFARASNVRTGTPKPRDPVAVFKDCNYTGIWGAGFWVGRFALKDLQFHGISGKDISSVRVQPGYKVTLYENADFTGASLVRTADDGCLVSSGWNDRANAMVVEPVAPIAVVYKDCNYTGAGFHLPVGSYDEAKLRELGMSPDIVSSLQVADGYEAVLYDGGYFDQTSYATGTNSCLVGAGWNDKAASFVIRKK from the coding sequence ATGAAAGAAACCAAGGTTCTTCTCACCACGCTGCTGGTCTCCGCGGTGATGACCGGCTGCGAGGGTGCGAGCCCGGAGGACACCGCGGCGGCGAGCACGGAGTCCGTTCCACTCACCCGCGCGGAGGCTGCCGGTGAGCAGCCCGGCAAGGCCGCCTTGTCCTGGGTGCCGCTGCGGCTGAACGTCTACCACTCGTTCGGCGTCACGACGGCGGGGCATACGAGCCGCATCCTGCGGCACTACGAGAGCCTGGCGCGCACGGACATCCTCGGCACGTCGCCGGTCGAGAAGGCGGACTCCAGCTTCCGCGTCGTGGCGGGCCTCGCCGACGGCGGGTGTTACTCGCTGGAGTCCCAGAACTTTCCGGGCAAGTTCCTGCGGCACGCCGCCTCGCGGGTCCGCATCGACAGCCGCGACGGCACCCGGGCCTTCGATGAGAGCGCCACGTGGTGCACGCGTCCGGGCCTGTCCGGACAGGGCGTCAGCCTGGAGTCCTTCAACTTCCCGGGCCGCTACATGCGCCACTTCAACTCGGAGGTGTGGCTCGCGCAGCGCGGCGGCACGCTGCCCAGCGATTCGGCCACCAGCTTCAACGAGGACTCCACCTGGAAGGACCTCCTCCAGGCCAACAGTGACTTCAAGGCCTGGGGCGAGGAGACCCTCGCGAAGATCGAACAGGACTTCCGCAAGCCGGGCAGCAACCTCTATTACGAGACCTCGGCCCGGCAGGGGACGGCCTTTCACTGGCCCGCGGGCGTGCAGCTTCACGCGCTGATCGCCGCCGGCAAGATCGCGCAGGCCGAGGCCTACGCGAACGAGCTGCACCAGGCCTACTGGTGCAACACGAAGAACCGCTGGGGCTACAACGCCGCCGCCTATGGCTGCGGCGACCGCTACTACGATGACAACGCCTGGGCGGCCAAGGGGCTGATGGAGCTGTACCAGAAGACCAACAACGCCACCTACCTGAACCGGGCCAAGGAAGTGCTGGCCTTCAGCATGAGCGGCGAGAACACCGCGAGCAGCGATCCGAACGGCGGCATCCGCTGGCACGAGGGCGATACCGGCGGCCAGTGCCTGTGCGCCACGGCGCCCACCGCGGCGGCGAACCTCATGCTGCACCGGGCCACGGGCACGGCGCAGTACCTGACCGATGGCCTGCGGCTCTACAACTGGATGAAGGCCAACCGGTTCGGCTACGGCCCGGGGTACCGGGGCTACGAGAACGCGGTGATGGCCCAGGCGGCGCTCCTGCTGTTCCGGATCACCGGCAACTACACCTACCTGGACGACGCCCGCCACCAGGGGCTGGCCATGGAGTCGACGTACATCGACTGGCAGACCCACGCGCTGAAGGAGACGGGGCAGTGGGGCGGCCATGACATGACCAACGCCTACGTGGACCTCTACGAGGTGGATGGCGACATCAACTGGCTGAACATCGTCGCGGGCTACCTCCAGTTCCTGCGGGACAATGGCAAGGATGCCAACGGCCGGTACCCCGAGTGGTGGAGCGACGTGGGCCAGCCGGGCAAGGCGGAGCTGCTGTACCAGGCCTCCGCCGCGCGCGCCTTCGCCCGGGCCAGCAATGTCCGCACGGGCACCCCCAAGCCGAGGGACCCGGTGGCCGTGTTCAAGGACTGCAACTACACCGGCATCTGGGGCGCGGGCTTCTGGGTGGGCCGGTTCGCGCTGAAGGACCTCCAGTTCCACGGCATCTCGGGCAAGGACATCTCCTCGGTGCGCGTGCAGCCGGGCTACAAGGTGACGCTCTACGAGAACGCCGACTTCACCGGCGCCTCGCTCGTGCGGACCGCGGATGACGGGTGCCTCGTCAGCAGCGGCTGGAACGACCGGGCCAACGCCATGGTGGTGGAGCCGGTGGCGCCCATCGCCGTCGTCTACAAGGATTGCAATTACACCGGCGCGGGCTTCCACCTGCCCGTGGGCAGCTATGACGAGGCGAAGCTGCGCGAGCTGGGCATGAGCCCGGACATCGTGTCCTCGCTTCAGGTGGCCGATGGGTACGAGGCGGTGCTGTACGACGGCGGCTACTTCGATCAGACCTCCTACGCGACCGGCACCAACAGCTGCCTGGTCGGCGCGGGCTGGAACGACAAGGCCGCCTCGTTCGTCATCCGCAAGAAGTAA
- a CDS encoding cation acetate symporter, with translation MRTRALLTGLALLLSSAPAGAAGDLGTLEKQPTNWTAIVMFAVFVAATLWITKWASQRTKSAADFYTAGGGITGFQNGLAIAGDFMSAASFLGISAAVMTSGYDGLIYSIGFLVGWPILTFLMAERLRNLGKFTFADVVAYRFKQAPTRALAASGTLVVVAFYLIAQMVGAGQLIKLLFGLEYWIAVIIVGVLMMVYVLFGGMTATTWVQIIKACLLLSGATFMAFMVLYNYGFSPEKLFAEAVRIKTDLATAAGKPMEEAARRGQSIMAPGNFVSSPISTISFGMALMFGTAGLPHILMRFFTVPDAKEARKSVFWATTWIGYFYILTFIIGFGAIVLVSTNPAFLDAKGGLLGGGNMAAVHLASAVGGNAFLGFISAVAFATILAVVSGLTLSGASAVSHDIYSTVLKQGKPAPGSELKVSRVTTILLGIVAVLLGILFEKQNIAFMVSLAFAIAASANFPALIMSLLWKNCTTRGAFIGGFAGLISAFALTVLSPSVWEATFGNPPGSALFPYTSPALFSMPLAFVTIWVVSLLDKSPRAAEDRAGYLAQEVRSETGIGAAGASGH, from the coding sequence ATGCGCACGCGCGCTCTGCTCACGGGCCTGGCGCTCCTGCTCTCCTCGGCGCCGGCGGGGGCGGCGGGGGACCTGGGGACGCTGGAGAAGCAGCCCACCAACTGGACCGCCATCGTCATGTTCGCGGTGTTCGTGGCCGCGACGCTGTGGATCACCAAGTGGGCCTCCCAGCGGACGAAGTCCGCGGCGGACTTCTACACGGCCGGCGGCGGCATCACCGGCTTCCAGAACGGGCTGGCGATCGCCGGGGACTTCATGTCCGCCGCCTCGTTCCTGGGAATCTCCGCCGCGGTGATGACCAGCGGCTATGACGGCTTGATTTACTCCATCGGCTTCCTGGTGGGCTGGCCCATCCTGACGTTCCTGATGGCCGAGCGCCTGCGGAACCTGGGCAAGTTCACCTTCGCCGACGTGGTGGCGTACCGCTTCAAGCAGGCCCCCACGCGGGCACTGGCCGCCTCGGGCACCCTGGTGGTGGTGGCCTTCTACCTCATCGCGCAGATGGTGGGCGCGGGCCAGCTCATCAAGCTGCTCTTTGGGCTCGAGTACTGGATCGCCGTGATCATCGTCGGCGTGTTGATGATGGTCTACGTGCTCTTTGGCGGCATGACGGCCACCACCTGGGTGCAAATCATCAAGGCCTGCCTGCTGCTGTCGGGCGCGACCTTCATGGCCTTCATGGTGCTCTACAATTATGGCTTCTCGCCCGAGAAGCTCTTCGCCGAGGCGGTGCGCATCAAGACGGACCTGGCCACGGCGGCCGGCAAGCCCATGGAGGAGGCCGCCCGGCGAGGGCAATCCATCATGGCGCCCGGAAACTTCGTCAGCAGTCCCATCTCCACCATCTCGTTTGGCATGGCGCTGATGTTCGGCACGGCGGGGCTGCCGCACATCCTGATGCGGTTCTTCACGGTGCCGGACGCGAAGGAGGCCCGTAAGTCTGTCTTCTGGGCCACGACGTGGATTGGGTATTTCTACATCCTCACGTTCATCATTGGCTTTGGCGCCATCGTGCTGGTGTCCACCAACCCCGCCTTCCTGGATGCGAAGGGCGGCCTGCTGGGCGGCGGCAACATGGCGGCCGTGCACCTGGCCTCCGCGGTGGGCGGCAATGCCTTCCTGGGGTTCATCTCGGCGGTGGCCTTCGCGACGATTCTGGCGGTGGTCTCGGGCCTGACGCTATCGGGCGCCTCCGCCGTGTCCCACGACATCTACTCGACCGTGTTGAAGCAGGGCAAGCCCGCGCCGGGCTCGGAGCTCAAGGTGTCGCGCGTGACGACCATCTTGCTGGGCATCGTGGCGGTGCTGCTGGGCATCCTCTTCGAGAAGCAGAACATCGCCTTCATGGTCTCGCTGGCGTTCGCCATCGCGGCCTCGGCGAACTTCCCGGCGTTGATCATGTCCCTGCTGTGGAAGAACTGCACCACGCGCGGGGCGTTCATCGGCGGGTTCGCCGGGCTCATCAGCGCGTTCGCGCTGACGGTGCTGTCGCCCTCGGTGTGGGAGGCCACCTTCGGCAACCCGCCCGGCAGCGCGCTCTTCCCCTACACCTCGCCTGCGCTCTTCTCCATGCCGCTGGCGTTCGTGACCATCTGGGTGGTGTCGCTGCTGGACAAGAGCCCGCGCGCCGCGGAGGACCGGGCCGGCTACCTGGCCCAGGAAGTGCGCTCGGAGACGGGCATCGGCGCCGCCGGCGCCTCGGGACACTGA
- a CDS encoding phytanoyl-CoA dioxygenase family protein has product MRYETQDNEAAPSLEGAPDGVASASEVAPRYDTAAIMGGLYGEGIIGLKGAFPQEWVRQVGEDIHTLFQEALARPGGALGRGPNRYYVEIQPERLRGFVELVTHPWVVAVCEAVLGPEYKIVELGFDVPGPGAQQQPWHRDFPSPEETRVGRRLNSLAFNLTTVDVTEDMGPFEIAVGTQWDHSPRFDKGMFPPRSLYPRYLERAQRKMPKMGDISARSALTIHRGTANLSDKSRPVLVLGADAPDARNAERHDLQLSRRFQETLPPEVRRHLTYRVVDALEDIVQAHTIEGLVKADV; this is encoded by the coding sequence ATGCGATACGAGACCCAGGACAACGAAGCGGCTCCGTCCCTCGAAGGTGCCCCGGACGGCGTGGCCAGCGCTTCCGAGGTGGCGCCTCGGTACGACACCGCGGCCATCATGGGGGGCCTCTACGGGGAGGGCATCATCGGCCTGAAGGGCGCCTTCCCGCAGGAGTGGGTGCGGCAGGTGGGGGAGGACATCCACACGCTGTTCCAGGAGGCGCTGGCGCGGCCGGGCGGCGCGCTCGGCCGGGGGCCCAACCGCTACTACGTCGAGATTCAGCCGGAGCGGCTCCGGGGCTTCGTCGAGCTCGTCACCCACCCGTGGGTGGTGGCGGTGTGCGAGGCCGTCCTGGGGCCGGAGTACAAGATTGTCGAGCTGGGCTTCGATGTCCCGGGGCCGGGCGCCCAGCAGCAGCCCTGGCACCGCGACTTTCCGTCCCCCGAGGAGACCCGGGTGGGCCGGCGCTTGAACTCGCTGGCCTTCAACCTCACCACCGTCGATGTCACCGAGGACATGGGCCCCTTCGAGATCGCGGTGGGCACGCAGTGGGACCACAGCCCCCGCTTCGACAAGGGGATGTTCCCGCCCCGGTCGCTCTACCCCCGCTACCTGGAGCGGGCCCAGCGCAAGATGCCGAAGATGGGCGACATCTCGGCCCGCTCGGCCCTGACCATCCACCGCGGAACGGCCAACCTGTCGGACAAGTCCCGGCCGGTCCTCGTGCTCGGGGCGGATGCGCCGGACGCACGCAACGCGGAGCGCCATGATCTGCAACTCAGCCGGCGCTTCCAGGAGACCTTGCCGCCCGAGGTGCGCCGGCACCTGACGTACCGCGTGGTCGACGCGCTGGAGGACATCGTGCAGGCGCACACCATCGAGGGCCTCGTGAAGGCCGACGTCTGA